A portion of the Cryptomeria japonica chromosome 5, Sugi_1.0, whole genome shotgun sequence genome contains these proteins:
- the LOC131060889 gene encoding disease resistance protein Roq1, producing MASSSTTQSRSIVSPKLYDVFISHRGPDVKDTLAKQLYDLLKERECKAFLDRKELQGGDSITSAIHNAICSSRVQIAIFSKGFAESSWCLDELVLMLQQTDAVFIPVFYDVEPKELRSTERGSYAAAFSDHQNKEKYRNNVPAWKEALASAAGISGYELSQHQHQDNLCEEIVSRVVQVVQEKEKSIPLHAAKYPVGLAELVQDFERSCSKTAGVVGIFGLGGSGKTTLGKELFNRKRSGYHTSCFLSDVRESHARGELHCLQSQLCKDLFPADQINISNVDQGIGVLKYRLGRARHLHFLIILDDIDDEHQLDALLPEGVLGLGSLVIITTRNQSVLRGADTSYKMKGMDEDHAKDLFCSHAFRGRDPPATYAKLVESFVRFCGGLPLSLIVLGAHVYSRDKHYWELELEKVKKIQPKDIMQRLKISFDGLDREEKQMFIDIACLFNKKKIWDLKSKAITIWKASGWSAEHAVQTLQDKCLIEVGWDKFEMHDHLRDLGRQIADDLGPPRLWRPELLRSVEAKGFERILAETKGRCFHSFYDSSLQTYITYFIAGTDLLWLEIKKLKFIPSWIPLRKLHILRVSNVEELWSTFQQQLQTNTQASFELRMLRIDQCPTLQKLPDLIGMFSHLEELEIDFSLEKTDISLVQSVKQLSNLRSLQLWSNEGEGSLFSGNFDLSKGRDSTNMDSSTSSRMDSLETIKLRGLRNISKLVISGEMCPRLRSLHVRWMENLKEMELKQLEKLNTLEVGKCDELETISGLSSLTGPQVFKINAHLHRLEHLAISGCRELQSIEGVEELAGLERLVIQMPEDGYAWVRKYIYGLRTLSVKTTILTQKAMSKASSKLNANLFSKVIDVQPLSEIERGGERITVEDEKFIECNHYICFACNIILCFFYRI from the exons ATGGCTTCCTCCTCCACGACTCAGTCAAGATCGATTGTATCTCCTAAGCTATATGATGTATTCATCAGTCATCGAGGCCCTGACGTCAAGGATACCCTTGCTAAGCAACTCTATGACCTTCTTAAGGAAAGAGAATGCAAGGCATTTCTAGACCGTAAAGAGCTACAAGGGGGGGATTCTATTACATCTGCCATTCACAACGCCATTTGCTCATCTCGTGTTCAAATAGCTATTTTTTCCAAAGGATTTGCAGAGTCCTCATGGTGTTTAGACGAGCTCGTTCTTATGTTGCAACAAACTGATGCCGTCTTTATTCCTGTCTTCTATGATGTGGAGCCTAAGGAGCTTCGTTCCACGGAGAGGGGATCCTATGCTGCGGCATTTTCTGAccatcaaaataaagaaaagtaccGCAACAATGTGCCTGCTTGGAAAGAGGCCCTCGCATCTGCTGCAGGCATCTCTGGTTATGAACTTAGCCAGCATCAGCATCAAGA CAATTTGTGTGAAGAGATTGTGTCTCGTGTGGTACAAGTAGTGCAGGAAAAGGAAAAGAGTATACCCTTACATGCTGCCAAATATCCTGTTGGACTTGCTGAGCTCGTTCAAGAttttgaaagatcttgttcaaagACAGCGGGAGTGGTGGGGATCTTCGGACTTGGGGGCTCTGGCAAGACTACCCTGGGTAAAGAATTGTTTAACAGGAAGCGTTCAGGCTACCACACATCTTGTTTTCTCTCTGACGTGAGAGAATCACATGCCAGAGGTGAATTGCATTGCTTGCAAAGTCAGCTCTGCAAAGATCTTTTCCCTGCAGATCAAATAAATATTAGCAATGTGGACCAAGGAATTGGAGTGTTGAAGTATCGTCTGGGAAGGGCAAGACATTTGCATTTCCTTATAATCctagatgatattgatgatgagCATCAATTAGATGCCCTCTTACCTGAAGGCGTGCTGGGCTTGGGTAGCCTGGTAATTATTACAACCCGTAACCAAAGTGTGTTGAGGGGTGCAGATACCAGTTATAAGATGAAGGGAATGGATGAGGATCATGCTAAGGATCTCTTCTGTAGCCATGCTTTTCGCGGACGTGATCCCCCCGCTACATATGCGAAATTGGTTGAAAGCTTCGTGAGATTCTGTGGAGGTTTACCCCTCTCTCTCATAGTTTTGGGTGCCCATGTTTATAGTCGGGATAAGCATTATTGGGAATTAGAATtggaaaaagtaaagaaaatcCAGCCTAAAGATATAATGCAAAGACTTAAAATTAGCTTTGATGGTCTGGACAGAGAAGAAAAACAGATGTTTATAGATATTGCTTGTCTTTTCAATAAGAAAAAAATATGGGATTTGAAAAGTAAAGCTATAACAATCTGGAAAGCGTCTGGTTGGAGCGCTGAGCATGCAGTTCAAACCCTGCAGGATAAGTGCCTCATTGAAGTGGGTTGGGACAAATTTGAAATGCACGATCATCTCCGCGATCTGGGAAGACAAATAGCAGATGACTTGGGCCCTCCTCGCCTGTGGCGACCAGAACTGCTGAGATCTGTG GAAGCAAAAGGATTTGAACGAATCCTAGCAGAAACAAAGGGCCGGTGTTTTCATTCGTTCTATGATTCATCCCTCCAAACCTACATTACTTATTTTATAGCTGGGACTGACCTCCTGTGGCTTgaaattaagaaattaaaattCATTCCTTCGTGGATTCCTCTACGGAAGTTGCACATTTTGAGAGTTTCGAATGTGGAAGAATTGTGGAGTACTTTTCAGCAACAGTTGCAGACCAATACCCAG GCCAGTTTCGAGTTGAGAATGTTACGGATTGATCAGTGCCCCACTTTGCAAAAGCTTCCAGATTTAATAGGAATGTTCAGTCATTTGGAAGAATTAGAAATAGATTTTTCACTAGAGAAGACAGATATATCCTTGGTGCAATCAGTTAAACAACTTAGTAATcttagatcattgcaattgtggtCTAACGAGGGCGAGGGCAGCTTATTCAGTGGGAATTTTGATCTGAGTAAAGGTAGAGATTCAACTAATATGGATTCTTCTACAAGCAGCCGCATGGATAGCCTTGAAACCATAAAACTTAGAGGTCTTCGAAATATCTCCAAGTTGGTAATTAGTGGAGAGATGTGTCCCAGACTTCGATCACTGCATGTTCGGTGGATGGAAAATCTAAAAGAAATGGAGTTAAAGCAGCTAGAGAAACTGAATACTCTAGAAGTGGGGAAATGTGACGAATTGGAAACAATATCAGGGTTATCTTCTCTAACAGGGCCTCAAGTGTTCAAAATAAATGCGCATCTTCATCGTCTGGAGCATCTCGCTATTTCAGGATGTCGTGAGCTGCAGAGCATAGAAGGGGTGGAAGAGTTGGCAGGATTGGAAAGACTGGTAATTCAAATGCCTGAGGATGGATATGCATGGGTACGGAAATACATTTATGGACTAAGG ACGCTGTCGGTAAAGACAACCATTTTGACACAGAAGGCAATGAGTAAAGCATCGTCCAAATTGAATGCAAATTTGTTTTCTAAGGTGATCGATGTCCAACCACTTTCTGAAATTGAGAGAGGAGGAGAGCGTATTACAGTTGAAGATGAAAAGTTCATCGAGTGCAATCACTATATTTGCTTTGCTTGTAACATCATTCTATGCTTCTTCTATAGAATTTGA